From Bacillus basilensis, a single genomic window includes:
- the prpD gene encoding 2-methylcitrate dehydratase codes for MIKTNEIKQKDALLEEITDYVLNKEVTSAEAFSTARYVLLDTLGCGILALQYPECTKLLGPVVPGTIVPNGTRVPGTSYVLDPVKGAFNIGCMIRWLDYNDTWLAAEWGHPSDNLGGILAVADYISRVRISEGKEPLKVREVLEMMIKAHEIQGVLALENSLNRVGLDHVLYVKVATTAVVAKMLGGTREEIFNALSHAWIDNSSLRTYRHAPNTGSRKSWAAGDATSRGVHLAMTALKGEMGYPTALSAPGWGFQDVLFNKQELKLARPLESYVMENVLFKVSYPAEFHAQTAAECAVKLHPEIKERLDEIDRITITTHESAIRIIDKEGPLNNPADRDHCLQYITAIGLLKGDIVANDYEDAVANDPRVDELRNKMVVVENKQYSLDYLDPNKRSIANAVQVHFKDGTVTESVECEYPLGHRFRRDEAIPKVVQKFTANMAGHYSNKQQEQIHEVCLNEEKLENMNVNEFVDLFLI; via the coding sequence ATGATTAAAACAAATGAAATTAAACAAAAAGATGCATTATTAGAAGAAATTACGGATTATGTATTAAATAAAGAGGTTACTAGTGCAGAAGCATTTAGTACTGCTCGCTATGTATTATTAGATACACTTGGATGCGGAATTTTAGCACTTCAATATCCAGAGTGTACGAAATTATTAGGACCAGTTGTACCAGGAACAATCGTGCCAAACGGTACACGTGTACCAGGAACGTCTTACGTACTAGATCCAGTGAAAGGTGCATTCAATATTGGATGTATGATCCGTTGGTTAGACTATAACGATACTTGGCTTGCAGCAGAATGGGGACATCCATCTGATAACTTAGGCGGAATTTTAGCAGTTGCAGATTATATTAGCCGAGTTCGTATTTCAGAAGGAAAAGAGCCGTTAAAAGTACGTGAAGTATTAGAAATGATGATTAAAGCTCATGAAATTCAAGGTGTACTTGCTTTAGAAAACAGCTTAAACCGTGTTGGTCTTGACCACGTATTATATGTAAAAGTAGCAACAACTGCTGTAGTTGCGAAAATGCTTGGTGGAACACGTGAAGAAATCTTTAATGCATTATCGCATGCGTGGATTGATAATTCTAGTCTTCGTACATATCGTCATGCTCCAAATACTGGATCACGTAAATCATGGGCAGCAGGTGACGCAACGAGCCGCGGTGTTCATCTTGCAATGACTGCTTTAAAAGGTGAAATGGGTTACCCTACAGCATTATCTGCACCAGGCTGGGGATTCCAAGATGTATTATTTAATAAACAAGAATTAAAATTAGCAAGACCATTAGAGTCTTATGTAATGGAAAATGTATTATTTAAAGTATCATATCCAGCAGAATTCCATGCACAAACAGCTGCAGAATGTGCTGTAAAATTACATCCGGAAATTAAAGAAAGATTAGATGAAATTGACCGAATTACAATTACAACTCATGAATCAGCAATTCGTATTATTGATAAAGAAGGTCCATTAAATAACCCAGCTGATCGTGATCATTGCTTACAATACATTACGGCAATTGGTTTATTAAAAGGAGATATCGTTGCGAATGATTATGAGGATGCAGTAGCAAATGATCCACGTGTAGATGAATTACGTAATAAGATGGTTGTTGTTGAAAACAAACAGTACAGTTTAGATTACCTTGACCCGAACAAGCGCTCAATCGCCAACGCTGTTCAAGTTCATTTCAAAGATGGCACTGTAACAGAAAGCGTGGAATGTGAATATCCACTTGGTCACCGTTTCCGTAGAGACGAAGCAATTCCAAAAGTTGTTCAAAAATTCACTGCAAATATGGCAGGTCATTATTCTAATAAGCAACAAGAACAAATTCATGAAGTTTGTTTAAATGAAGAAAAACTAGAAAATATGAATGTAAACGAATTTGTAGATCTATTCTTAATTTAA
- the prpB gene encoding methylisocitrate lyase: MAWVVDKQSTQEELANRFRALVEANEILQIPGAHDAMAALVAKNTGFSALYLSGAAYTASKGLPDLGIVTSTEVAERAKDLVRATDLPVLVDIDTGFGGVLNVARTAVEMLEAKVAAVQIEDQQLPKKCGHLNGKKLVTTEELVQKIKAIKEVAPSLYIVARTDARGVEGLDEAIERANAYVKAGADAIFPEALQSEEEFRLFNSKVNAPLLANMTEFGKTPYYSAEEFANMGFQMVIYPVTSLRVAAKAYENVFTLIKETGSQKDALSNMQTRSELYETISYHDFEELDTGIAKTVLSEEQ, from the coding sequence ATGGCTTGGGTTGTGGATAAACAGTCAACACAAGAAGAGCTTGCGAATCGCTTCCGAGCTTTAGTAGAAGCAAATGAAATTTTACAAATTCCAGGTGCTCATGATGCAATGGCAGCTCTTGTTGCGAAAAATACAGGTTTTTCAGCTCTTTATTTATCGGGAGCTGCTTATACTGCAAGTAAAGGGCTACCAGATTTAGGAATCGTGACGTCTACTGAAGTAGCAGAGAGAGCAAAAGATTTAGTAAGAGCTACAGATTTACCAGTTCTTGTTGACATTGATACTGGATTTGGTGGTGTACTAAACGTAGCGAGAACAGCGGTAGAAATGTTGGAAGCAAAAGTAGCAGCTGTTCAAATTGAAGATCAACAATTACCAAAAAAATGTGGACATTTAAATGGTAAGAAACTTGTTACGACAGAAGAATTAGTTCAAAAGATTAAAGCAATTAAAGAAGTTGCACCAAGCTTATATATTGTAGCGCGTACAGATGCTCGCGGCGTAGAAGGCTTGGATGAAGCGATTGAAAGAGCGAACGCCTATGTAAAAGCAGGTGCAGATGCGATATTCCCTGAAGCGCTTCAATCAGAAGAGGAGTTCCGTCTATTTAATAGTAAAGTAAATGCACCTTTACTTGCGAATATGACTGAGTTCGGGAAAACACCGTATTATAGCGCAGAGGAATTTGCGAATATGGGCTTCCAAATGGTTATTTATCCTGTAACTTCACTTCGTGTTGCAGCGAAAGCGTATGAAAATGTGTTTACTTTAATTAAGGAAACAGGTTCTCAAAAAGATGCACTTTCAAATATGCAAACGAGAAGTGAGTTATATGAAACAATTTCATATCATGACTTTGAAGAACTAGATACTGGAATTGCAAAAACAGTATTATCAGAGGAACAATAG
- the gerPF gene encoding spore germination protein GerPF, producing MPSVVGNLVVQNSNGSFNLGDFYNVSPKENTKAYNGSGASNVGFVVNTFNGVSATNTFDSDLADQNQVGTA from the coding sequence ATGCCCTCAGTTGTAGGGAATTTAGTTGTACAAAATAGTAACGGTTCATTTAACTTAGGGGATTTCTACAACGTCTCTCCGAAAGAAAATACGAAGGCTTATAATGGATCTGGTGCTTCAAACGTTGGTTTTGTTGTTAATACTTTTAACGGTGTGAGTGCGACTAATACATTTGATTCTGACCTTGCAGATCAAAATCAAGTTGGTACAGCCTAA
- a CDS encoding KTSC domain-containing protein, with translation MKLSPVISKNIVAVGYNPFSMILRIQLKHGMYDFFNVPQNIYTSLLNAHSKSYYHNTYIKNSYRYTKI, from the coding sequence ATGAAATTATCTCCCGTTATCTCAAAAAATATAGTTGCTGTTGGCTATAATCCTTTTTCAATGATTTTACGCATTCAATTAAAGCATGGAATGTATGATTTCTTTAACGTACCTCAAAACATTTACACTAGTTTATTAAACGCACACTCTAAAAGTTATTATCACAATACTTATATTAAAAATTCTTACCGCTACACAAAAATTTAA
- a CDS encoding MFS transporter: MERLWTKSFIQMTFAMLFLFTGFYLLVPTLPLFIKEIGGNESQVGLMMGMFTIAAVVIRPVIGGMLDRYGRRSFIIFGLIFFGLTMYSYNLASTIVLLAVLRVIHGVTWAVSTTAVGTAITDMIPDSRRGEGMGWYGMAMTIAMAIGPMIGLSVVQNYSFHGLFLLATLLSFMAVVLSLMTKMPFTAQKEKGKMQLFEKSVLSITIVVFFLSFAYGGITTFLPLFASSIDVNPGTFFLVYAVALTIIRPISGKLLDKFGEVFIILPALCITILAIVVLTLSNGLTGVMIAAILYGIGFGSAQPALQAAMLTIVDSSKRGVANASFFTAFDLGIGLGAILLGVVSQMFGYRILFAGSAISGLIALIIFIVLVKQRLSKKEFA, from the coding sequence ATGGAAAGATTATGGACGAAATCATTTATTCAAATGACTTTCGCAATGTTATTTTTATTTACAGGATTTTATTTACTTGTTCCAACGCTCCCGCTCTTTATTAAAGAGATAGGTGGCAATGAATCACAAGTTGGACTTATGATGGGAATGTTTACAATAGCTGCAGTTGTAATACGACCGGTTATTGGAGGGATGTTAGATCGATATGGTAGAAGATCTTTTATTATTTTCGGACTCATCTTTTTTGGGTTAACGATGTATTCTTATAATTTAGCGTCGACTATTGTCCTTTTAGCTGTTTTACGTGTTATTCACGGAGTAACATGGGCTGTTTCTACAACAGCTGTTGGAACAGCGATAACTGATATGATTCCAGATTCACGCCGTGGTGAAGGCATGGGTTGGTATGGGATGGCTATGACAATTGCAATGGCAATCGGCCCGATGATTGGATTATCGGTTGTACAAAATTATTCATTTCACGGCCTTTTCTTGTTAGCAACTCTTTTATCCTTTATGGCAGTCGTATTATCGTTAATGACGAAAATGCCATTTACAGCACAAAAAGAAAAAGGGAAAATGCAATTGTTTGAAAAATCCGTTTTATCCATTACGATTGTCGTTTTCTTTTTATCATTTGCATATGGAGGGATTACGACGTTTTTACCGCTATTTGCATCGTCAATTGATGTGAATCCTGGGACATTCTTTCTTGTATATGCAGTTGCATTAACAATTATAAGACCAATTTCAGGGAAACTATTAGATAAATTTGGAGAAGTATTCATCATACTCCCAGCATTATGCATTACTATTTTAGCTATCGTTGTATTAACTCTTTCAAATGGTTTGACGGGTGTAATGATTGCAGCGATATTATACGGTATTGGATTTGGCTCAGCACAACCAGCTTTGCAAGCGGCGATGCTTACAATAGTTGATTCGAGCAAAAGAGGGGTTGCTAACGCTTCATTTTTTACTGCATTTGATTTAGGAATTGGATTGGGTGCAATTTTACTTGGAGTTGTTTCGCAAATGTTTGGTTACCGTATTTTATTTGCGGGTAGTGCAATTTCAGGATTAATTGCTTTAATTATTTTTATCGTTCTTGTAAAACAACGATTAAGTAAAAAAGAATTTGCGTAA
- a CDS encoding YqaE/Pmp3 family membrane protein has protein sequence MMYVLAIILPPVAVLFCGKPFQAIINFILTLIFWVPGVIHAILVVHDKKADRRLKKQIQAYDEINKRNRR, from the coding sequence ATGATGTATGTATTGGCAATTATTCTTCCACCTGTAGCCGTATTATTTTGTGGAAAACCATTTCAAGCAATAATTAATTTCATATTAACATTAATATTTTGGGTTCCAGGGGTTATACATGCGATATTAGTTGTGCATGATAAAAAAGCAGATCGGCGATTAAAAAAACAAATTCAAGCATATGATGAAATTAATAAGAGGAATAGAAGGTAA
- a CDS encoding HesB/YadR/YfhF family protein produces MKISIDHKALQWFKEELRIKHGESIRFNVRYGGDSSIQPGYSLGIVAEKPDGGIVSVEKEGILFFVDVDDLWYFQNYDLVVDYHEETEEIQFNYVK; encoded by the coding sequence ATGAAAATTTCAATTGATCATAAAGCTCTACAATGGTTTAAAGAAGAGTTACGTATAAAGCATGGTGAATCTATACGGTTTAATGTAAGATACGGTGGAGATAGCTCGATTCAGCCTGGCTATTCTTTAGGGATTGTTGCGGAGAAACCAGATGGGGGAATCGTGTCAGTTGAGAAAGAAGGCATTCTATTTTTTGTGGATGTTGATGATCTTTGGTACTTTCAAAACTATGATTTAGTTGTAGATTATCATGAGGAAACAGAAGAAATTCAATTTAATTACGTAAAATAA
- the mmgD gene encoding citrate synthase produces the protein MMKAEEKFSPGLDGIVAAETKISFLDTVKGEIVIQGYDLIELSKTKEYLDIVHLLLEEHLPNEDEKATLENKLKEEYAVPEGVFNVLKALPKETHPMDGLRTGVSALAGYDNDIENRSLEVNKSRGYKLLSKVPNIVANSYHILNNEDPIEPLKELSYSANFFYMLTGKKPTELEEKIFDRSLVLYSEHEMPNSTFTARVIASTQSDLYGALTGAVASLKGSLHGGANEAVMYMLLEAGNVEKFEELLQKKLYNKEKIMGFGHRVYMKKMDPRALMMKEALKQLCDVKGDYTLYEMCEAGEKIMEKEKGIYPNLDYYAAPVYWMLGIPIQLYTPIFFSSRTVGLCAHVIEQHANNRLFRPRVNYIGERHVLSK, from the coding sequence ATGATGAAAGCTGAAGAAAAATTTTCCCCGGGATTAGATGGTATAGTGGCAGCGGAGACGAAGATCTCGTTTCTTGACACAGTGAAAGGTGAAATTGTAATTCAAGGGTATGATTTAATCGAACTCTCAAAAACAAAAGAGTATTTAGACATTGTGCACCTTTTATTGGAAGAACATCTACCGAATGAAGATGAAAAAGCAACACTTGAAAACAAATTAAAAGAAGAATATGCGGTACCAGAAGGTGTATTCAACGTATTAAAGGCATTACCGAAAGAAACGCACCCTATGGATGGATTGCGTACAGGTGTGTCCGCACTAGCTGGTTATGATAATGATATCGAAAACCGTTCATTAGAAGTAAACAAAAGCCGTGGGTACAAGCTGTTAAGTAAAGTACCAAACATTGTAGCGAATAGCTATCATATTTTAAATAATGAAGACCCAATCGAACCTCTTAAGGAATTATCATATAGCGCGAATTTCTTCTATATGTTAACAGGTAAAAAACCAACGGAACTTGAGGAGAAGATCTTTGATCGTTCCCTTGTTTTATATAGTGAACATGAAATGCCAAACTCTACATTTACAGCACGCGTTATTGCATCAACGCAATCTGACTTGTATGGTGCTTTAACTGGTGCGGTTGCATCACTAAAAGGAAGCTTACATGGTGGTGCAAATGAAGCGGTTATGTACATGCTTTTAGAAGCTGGTAATGTTGAGAAGTTTGAAGAGTTGTTACAGAAGAAATTATATAACAAAGAAAAAATTATGGGCTTTGGACACCGTGTTTATATGAAGAAAATGGATCCAAGAGCTTTAATGATGAAGGAAGCTTTAAAGCAGTTATGTGATGTCAAAGGTGATTATACACTATATGAAATGTGTGAAGCTGGAGAAAAGATTATGGAGAAGGAAAAAGGAATTTATCCAAACCTTGATTATTATGCAGCTCCAGTATATTGGATGCTTGGTATTCCAATTCAACTTTACACACCAATCTTCTTTAGCTCTAGAACAGTAGGACTATGTGCGCACGTGATTGAGCAACATGCAAATAATCGATTGTTTCGTCCGCGTGTAAATTATATTGGCGAGCGACATGTGCTTAGTAAATAA
- a CDS encoding PBP1A family penicillin-binding protein, with translation MSENYRSREERRQVKKKKQPASKTQKPKGKTSFFRKFLITCLLLGIVGLVAGVATFFVMIKDAPKLEKAKLVNPLSSKIYDKNGDLVYEYGKEKRTNVTYDQIPKLVENAFLATEDARFYEHSGVDFKGTARAVLVSLKGDYGSQGGSTITQQVIKNYFLSMEKTSKRKVQEIYLAYKLEQQYSKHEILEMYLNKINLGNRSYGIATAAQNYYGKELKDLTLPEVAMLAGLPKAPNNYDPTKTENIQRATERRDVVLKLMNRHGYITKAEMEEASKVKVTDGLKTATVQAMPYPAFMDAVVKEVEKELPDANIGSDGLEIYTTLDIEAQKAADRILDTNIINYPNDKFQGAFTFMDTKTGEVRAIGSGRGENKAVFKGHNMAIELDRAAGSTMKPIFDYGPAIEYLKWATYHQIDDSPFKYSTGQELRNADRSHLGPITMREALKMSRNVPAVKTAKEVGLNKSKEFSEKLGITFNKAPAESTAIGTNEVSPTEIAGAYATFGNGGKYTKPHFVKKVVYPDGKSQSFGQKPKQVIADSTAYMITDMLRSVVTSGTGTAANISSLDVAGKTGTTNYDSKQLAKFNIPESATRDSWFAGYTPQYTMAVWTGYMKDGKDEYISSKNTKIAQLIFKEMMSEFATDKSRFKMPSSVIQEGSELRIKGEKRDSSPNTSVPDTTEQPKQDQQQKTEEEKKQEELKKQEELKKQEEQKQQEELKKQEELKKQEEQKKQEEQKQQEEQKKQNEQNNGGGQGTTPPANNGGGQGNTTPPANNGGGQGNTTPPANNGGGQGNTTPPANNGGGQGNTTPPANNGGGQGNTTPPATTQPDTGGNAGEVPANNGQ, from the coding sequence ATGTCAGAAAATTATCGTTCTCGAGAGGAGCGACGACAAGTTAAAAAGAAAAAACAGCCAGCTTCTAAAACACAAAAACCAAAAGGTAAAACATCATTCTTTCGCAAGTTTTTAATTACTTGTTTATTACTAGGTATTGTTGGTTTAGTGGCGGGGGTTGCTACCTTTTTCGTAATGATTAAGGATGCACCAAAACTTGAGAAAGCAAAACTTGTTAATCCGTTATCCTCAAAAATTTATGATAAAAATGGCGATTTGGTATATGAATACGGGAAAGAAAAACGGACAAATGTTACGTATGATCAAATTCCTAAATTAGTAGAAAATGCATTTTTAGCAACAGAAGATGCACGTTTTTACGAACATAGCGGAGTAGACTTTAAAGGTACTGCCCGTGCTGTTTTGGTAAGTCTTAAAGGAGATTACGGTTCACAAGGTGGAAGTACGATAACACAGCAGGTTATTAAAAACTACTTCTTATCGATGGAAAAAACATCAAAACGTAAGGTTCAGGAAATATATTTAGCGTATAAGCTAGAACAACAGTATTCAAAACATGAAATTTTAGAAATGTATTTAAATAAAATTAACTTAGGAAACCGTTCATATGGAATCGCAACAGCAGCACAGAACTACTATGGTAAAGAATTGAAAGATTTAACATTACCAGAAGTTGCGATGCTTGCAGGTTTACCAAAAGCACCGAATAACTATGATCCGACGAAAACAGAAAATATTCAAAGAGCAACAGAAAGAAGAGATGTTGTACTAAAATTAATGAATCGACATGGTTATATTACGAAAGCAGAAATGGAAGAAGCTTCGAAAGTTAAAGTAACAGATGGACTTAAGACTGCAACTGTACAGGCAATGCCATATCCTGCATTTATGGATGCGGTTGTGAAAGAAGTTGAAAAGGAATTGCCAGATGCTAATATTGGTTCTGACGGTTTAGAAATTTATACAACTTTAGACATAGAAGCACAAAAGGCTGCCGACAGGATATTAGATACTAATATTATTAATTATCCAAATGATAAATTCCAAGGTGCTTTCACATTTATGGATACGAAAACAGGTGAGGTTCGTGCTATAGGTAGTGGGCGCGGTGAAAATAAAGCAGTATTTAAAGGGCATAATATGGCAATTGAATTAGATCGTGCAGCTGGTTCAACTATGAAGCCAATCTTTGATTACGGTCCTGCAATTGAATATTTAAAATGGGCTACGTATCATCAAATTGATGATTCTCCATTTAAATATTCAACTGGACAAGAACTTCGAAATGCGGACAGAAGTCATTTAGGCCCAATTACTATGCGTGAAGCGTTAAAAATGTCACGTAACGTTCCAGCAGTTAAAACTGCAAAAGAAGTAGGACTTAATAAATCAAAGGAATTCTCTGAGAAATTAGGTATTACATTTAATAAAGCGCCGGCAGAATCTACAGCTATTGGTACAAACGAAGTATCACCAACAGAAATAGCGGGTGCTTATGCGACATTTGGTAATGGTGGAAAGTATACGAAACCGCATTTTGTTAAGAAAGTAGTTTATCCAGACGGCAAATCACAAAGTTTTGGACAAAAACCAAAACAAGTTATAGCTGATTCTACAGCATATATGATTACTGATATGCTTCGCTCAGTAGTGACATCAGGTACTGGTACAGCGGCAAATATTAGTTCTTTAGATGTAGCTGGTAAAACGGGTACAACAAACTATGATTCAAAACAATTAGCGAAATTTAATATTCCAGAAAGTGCAACTCGTGATAGTTGGTTTGCAGGTTATACGCCGCAATATACGATGGCGGTATGGACTGGATATATGAAAGATGGTAAAGACGAGTATATTAGTAGTAAAAATACGAAAATCGCACAGTTGATCTTTAAAGAAATGATGAGTGAGTTTGCTACTGACAAATCACGCTTTAAAATGCCAAGTAGTGTTATTCAAGAAGGTAGCGAGCTACGTATAAAAGGTGAAAAACGTGATTCTTCTCCAAATACGAGCGTACCAGACACGACAGAACAACCAAAACAAGATCAGCAGCAAAAAACTGAAGAAGAGAAAAAGCAAGAAGAATTAAAGAAACAAGAAGAACTGAAAAAACAAGAAGAACAAAAGCAACAAGAAGAACTTAAGAAGCAAGAAGAACTTAAGAAGCAAGAAGAACAAAAGAAACAAGAAGAGCAAAAGCAACAAGAAGAACAAAAGAAACAAAATGAACAAAATAATGGAGGAGGCCAAGGAACCACACCTCCAGCAAATAATGGAGGAGGCCAAGGGAATACGACACCTCCAGCAAATAATGGAGGAGGTCAAGGGAATACGACACCTCCAGCAAATAACGGAGGGGGCCAAGGAAATACGACACCTCCAGCAAATAACGGAGGGGGCCAAGGAAATACGACACCTCCAGCAAATAATGGAGGAGGTCAAGGGAATACAACTCCACCAGCGACAACACAACCAGATACAGGTGGTAATGCAGGAGAAGTCCCTGCTAATAATGGACAATAA